The following coding sequences lie in one Leptospira inadai serovar Lyme str. 10 genomic window:
- a CDS encoding adenylate/guanylate cyclase domain-containing protein, translating to MESYPVKFWPTLSEYPSAGEYFWHQFPYSLPGFLTFIVGFVLFTAAIARLRYSGNRNLFLSFAISCLAFGTLGLLLGLRAVIPDESLLVALNTELYPIVLLFTPMSCHLVDEILENRYKSVRWAAWLNWAAAGLALIGILMDRAFTGEFIQYSFGKYPVSSGFLKPWGIIGVMSYFVVVVPAYYDYLKDNSLQEKWTLAIGHNLLIILSASNLPSLIGVPLFPGGNFSFIPMLILAYGVFRNDFLNLSVLLFQKSILFYFLNVIIACIFFTISAVVIRLLTPADLAVSSGALWLFVPILSALAVFGLGILVGGTNPGSPLNQLGAFSLFIFGAQLISNIVTNLSSGSLASYRITQLCYAIFCLAPCIQIRFACVALKRSPPRWLFIFDFSSILLSFLSFSPWLLVGYYEFPWGRILASGPVIQVFGAVAFLGLIMVGREWKRAGGRKGAGSIGNFAVLFLVLSAIMLFLNLPATTGIPIYPLGNLTILPTAILAYGVLKYGGDSREHQALRVGHRISLLSLLMIPIVLFLVFPLLPDGDAPAFARTLYIFLFGLPILLLGYQLTFFLTRPISTELDATFESLATAKEIAEETTREVENLNEFARLLNSTLNLDKLFRAAFDFMIRHTNIDTIWLMHVQKETGILEAYARGLVPPSMQEEDINFFKQLRVPLNQSGGTLYQTFIRMTPFYLEEIPTKRTAINVLNGESYKLSKIDFQITMHGRLQSLLQIPLILNNEVIGILNLTAYDQKLSLTEKEILRIVRICEQITGALYSARLIAETQEAHRAAEKARQETESLNGFTRRINASNELNLVIDEIFSFIQKNFGINSCILSLLAEKRKTLRFQRAWIDPEEWTESQREYFENLEIPLDETGGTLWRTFCKKQPFYLPRTNFKIPHPLDKQIIDTLELASLLIVPLVVQNRTIGIIWCTSGHSRMNLSRSDIDRVQAFCDQIAGAIRNTYLFDQTESARKDIEALNEFAIRINETGNLDTVLDLVFKHTEENFGIRDGVLWVVDSDKDILYPRRFSPGIEKRISQENLNWGKNLRIRLEDECALTITYRRLRTLYVSDVNRWARYVTEIDRGFQEHLGNSAFLQIPLLIQGKVVAIMAFTAFDESWDLSKDEIASIERFCTQIAGAVHSTHLFQETEAARQKTDSLLLNILPAEVAGELKEKGEVRPILYESATILFTDFKGFTTIAELMSPADLIRELDGCFSQFDEIVHRFNLEKLKTIGDSYMCVGGLPARNQTHAIDACLAALEFQAFMNQMQSIKKELGLPFWEMRLGIHSGPVIAGVIGKKKFAFDVWGDAVNTASRLESAGEPGKINISQSTYELIKDFFKTEYRGTIPVKNKGEVAMHFLLGLRDGLTIDNDGQIPNKEFQRRYLTLKEAT from the coding sequence ATGGAATCGTACCCTGTCAAATTTTGGCCCACTCTATCGGAGTATCCGTCCGCGGGAGAGTATTTCTGGCATCAATTCCCCTACTCCCTTCCGGGTTTCCTGACATTCATAGTCGGCTTCGTGCTCTTTACGGCTGCAATTGCGCGGTTACGATATTCCGGAAATCGTAATCTTTTTCTAAGCTTTGCAATCAGCTGTCTTGCTTTTGGAACGTTAGGGTTGCTGCTTGGGCTACGCGCAGTAATTCCGGATGAGAGTCTGTTAGTCGCTCTCAATACCGAACTTTATCCGATCGTTCTTTTATTCACTCCGATGAGCTGCCATCTAGTGGATGAAATTCTAGAAAATCGATATAAAAGTGTTCGATGGGCGGCCTGGCTAAATTGGGCTGCTGCCGGACTTGCGCTCATCGGAATTTTAATGGATCGGGCATTTACCGGAGAATTCATCCAGTATTCGTTCGGAAAGTACCCGGTATCCTCGGGATTTCTTAAGCCTTGGGGTATCATAGGAGTGATGTCCTATTTTGTCGTGGTTGTTCCAGCTTATTACGATTATCTTAAGGATAATTCGCTCCAAGAAAAGTGGACGCTCGCAATCGGTCACAATCTTTTAATTATCCTATCGGCTTCGAATTTGCCCAGTTTAATAGGAGTTCCCTTATTTCCGGGCGGCAACTTTTCGTTTATTCCCATGCTGATCCTTGCGTACGGGGTCTTTCGGAATGATTTCCTAAATTTAAGCGTATTGCTATTTCAAAAAAGCATTTTATTCTATTTCCTCAATGTTATCATCGCATGCATCTTCTTTACGATTTCCGCGGTGGTTATTCGCCTTTTAACGCCGGCGGATCTGGCCGTGTCCTCGGGAGCGCTTTGGCTTTTCGTACCGATTCTTTCTGCGCTTGCGGTTTTCGGACTCGGAATCTTGGTAGGAGGCACAAACCCGGGATCTCCTTTAAATCAGCTAGGCGCATTCTCGCTGTTTATTTTCGGGGCGCAGCTGATTTCGAATATTGTGACCAATCTATCTTCCGGATCCCTCGCTAGTTATCGTATAACGCAATTGTGTTATGCGATTTTTTGTCTCGCGCCGTGCATACAAATTCGATTTGCCTGTGTGGCGCTCAAAAGGTCTCCGCCACGATGGCTATTTATCTTCGATTTCTCCTCGATTTTACTTAGTTTTTTGTCGTTTTCTCCATGGCTACTTGTAGGCTACTATGAATTTCCATGGGGACGCATACTTGCATCAGGTCCGGTAATTCAGGTCTTCGGAGCCGTTGCGTTTTTAGGTCTTATCATGGTCGGACGAGAATGGAAAAGAGCAGGCGGAAGAAAAGGCGCGGGTTCGATCGGCAATTTCGCTGTGCTATTCCTAGTGTTAAGCGCAATCATGCTTTTCCTGAACCTTCCCGCTACGACCGGAATTCCGATTTATCCGCTCGGTAATTTGACTATTTTACCGACCGCAATACTCGCGTACGGAGTCCTGAAGTACGGCGGGGATTCAAGGGAACACCAAGCGCTACGTGTCGGACATAGAATTTCCCTTTTGTCCCTCCTGATGATTCCGATCGTTCTCTTTCTCGTTTTCCCTTTGCTACCTGACGGCGACGCTCCGGCGTTTGCGAGAACCCTATATATATTTTTGTTCGGATTGCCTATTCTATTACTCGGATATCAACTTACCTTTTTTTTAACTCGGCCGATCTCAACCGAATTGGACGCCACGTTTGAAAGTCTAGCCACCGCAAAAGAGATCGCCGAAGAAACGACACGGGAAGTCGAGAACCTGAATGAATTTGCCAGATTATTGAATTCCACTCTGAACTTGGATAAGTTGTTTCGAGCGGCTTTTGATTTTATGATTCGGCATACGAATATCGATACGATCTGGCTGATGCATGTCCAAAAAGAAACGGGAATATTGGAAGCATATGCCCGTGGTCTCGTGCCTCCGAGTATGCAGGAAGAGGATATCAATTTTTTTAAACAACTGCGGGTGCCTTTGAATCAGAGTGGCGGCACTCTCTACCAGACGTTTATTAGGATGACTCCGTTTTATTTGGAAGAAATTCCTACTAAACGAACGGCAATCAATGTCTTAAACGGAGAATCCTACAAGCTATCAAAAATCGATTTTCAGATCACGATGCACGGGCGTTTGCAATCCCTTCTTCAAATACCGCTGATTCTTAATAACGAAGTAATCGGAATTCTCAACTTAACCGCATACGATCAAAAACTCTCGCTCACGGAAAAAGAGATCCTACGTATTGTGAGAATTTGCGAGCAGATTACCGGAGCCTTATACAGCGCCCGCCTAATAGCGGAAACTCAGGAAGCGCATCGCGCTGCCGAGAAGGCGCGCCAGGAAACGGAAAGTCTAAACGGATTTACTCGGCGGATCAATGCGAGTAACGAGCTCAACTTGGTAATCGACGAGATTTTCTCCTTCATCCAAAAAAACTTCGGTATTAACTCTTGCATCTTATCGCTACTGGCAGAGAAAAGAAAAACGTTGCGTTTTCAAAGGGCTTGGATCGATCCGGAGGAATGGACCGAATCTCAAAGAGAATATTTCGAGAATTTGGAAATTCCGCTCGATGAGACCGGCGGAACACTCTGGCGCACCTTTTGTAAGAAGCAACCGTTCTACTTGCCTCGAACGAACTTCAAAATTCCTCATCCTCTCGATAAACAAATTATCGACACTCTTGAACTGGCATCCTTACTCATTGTTCCGCTCGTAGTTCAGAATCGTACGATCGGAATTATTTGGTGTACATCCGGACACTCTCGGATGAATCTGTCGCGCAGCGACATAGATAGAGTGCAGGCCTTCTGTGATCAGATTGCGGGAGCCATTCGGAATACTTATTTATTCGACCAAACGGAAAGTGCCCGAAAAGACATCGAAGCTCTGAATGAATTTGCGATAAGGATAAATGAAACGGGGAACCTCGATACGGTCCTGGATCTTGTATTCAAACATACGGAGGAAAACTTCGGTATCAGAGACGGCGTGCTTTGGGTCGTCGACTCGGACAAAGATATATTGTATCCTCGTCGTTTTTCCCCCGGAATCGAAAAACGTATCTCTCAGGAAAATTTAAATTGGGGAAAAAATTTACGTATCCGGCTTGAGGATGAATGCGCATTAACCATCACTTACCGTAGACTTCGAACTCTTTATGTTAGCGATGTAAATCGATGGGCTCGTTACGTCACCGAAATCGACCGGGGATTTCAAGAACATCTCGGGAACAGCGCTTTTTTACAGATCCCGTTATTAATCCAAGGCAAAGTGGTCGCAATCATGGCGTTTACTGCCTTTGACGAATCATGGGATTTATCGAAAGATGAGATTGCAAGTATAGAACGATTCTGTACACAAATCGCCGGCGCGGTTCATAGCACGCATCTGTTCCAAGAAACGGAAGCGGCTCGGCAAAAAACCGATTCCTTATTACTCAATATTCTTCCGGCCGAGGTTGCCGGAGAATTAAAGGAAAAAGGCGAGGTTCGTCCCATCCTTTATGAATCAGCGACAATTCTATTTACCGACTTTAAAGGTTTTACGACTATCGCGGAACTGATGTCGCCGGCGGATTTGATTCGAGAACTAGACGGTTGCTTTTCACAATTTGATGAGATTGTGCATCGATTCAATCTTGAAAAACTCAAGACCATCGGCGATTCCTATATGTGCGTGGGTGGATTGCCGGCGAGAAATCAAACTCACGCAATAGATGCTTGCTTAGCCGCACTAGAATTCCAAGCGTTTATGAATCAGATGCAGTCGATTAAAAAAGAGTTGGGGCTGCCATTTTGGGAAATGCGCCTCGGAATCCATTCGGGGCCGGTAATTGCAGGTGTGATCGGTAAGAAAAAGTTTGCATTTGATGTTTGGGGAGACGCCGTAAACACCGCTTCTCGACTCGAATCGGCGGGCGAACCGGGTAAGATCAATATTTCTCAGAGCACTTATGAATTGATTAAAGACTTCTTCAAAACGGAGTATAGAGGAACGATACCCGTTAAGAACAAGGGAGAAGTCGCAATGCATTTTCTATTAGGATTACGTGATGGACTTACGATCGATAATGACGGACAGATTCCCAATAAAGAATTTCAGCGGAGATATCTGACCTTAAAGGAAGCTACCTAG